From Afipia carboxidovorans OM5, one genomic window encodes:
- the dapF gene encoding diaminopimelate epimerase encodes MTVLANHSFAKMNGIGNEIVIVDLRNTDSQLSAAEARAIAAPGGVPYDQLMVLQKPRMPGTTAFVRIYNNDGSEAGACGNGMRCVAKRVFGESGAQAATFETRAGLLNCWQGPSPDLYTVDMGTPKFGWQDIPLAEEFRDTRYIELQIGPIDAPVLHSPSVVSMGNPHAIFWVDDIEAYDLERLGPLLENHPIFPERANITLAHVVDRNHIRMRTWERGAGLTLACGSAACATAVAAARLKRTDRTVEMSLPGGDLTIEWRESDDHVLMTGAAVLEYEGLFDPDLFAALA; translated from the coding sequence ATGACCGTGCTTGCCAATCATAGCTTCGCCAAGATGAACGGAATCGGAAACGAGATCGTGATTGTCGATCTGCGTAACACCGATTCACAACTCAGTGCGGCAGAAGCCCGCGCCATCGCGGCTCCAGGCGGCGTGCCCTACGACCAATTGATGGTGCTGCAGAAGCCGCGGATGCCCGGCACCACGGCCTTCGTGCGCATCTACAATAATGATGGCTCCGAGGCGGGCGCCTGCGGCAACGGCATGCGTTGTGTTGCAAAGCGCGTGTTCGGCGAAAGCGGCGCGCAGGCCGCGACCTTCGAGACGCGCGCGGGACTGTTGAACTGCTGGCAGGGTCCGTCACCTGATCTTTACACGGTCGACATGGGCACGCCGAAGTTCGGCTGGCAGGATATTCCGCTTGCCGAAGAATTCCGCGACACCCGCTACATCGAATTGCAGATCGGGCCGATCGATGCGCCGGTGCTGCATTCGCCTTCGGTCGTCAGCATGGGCAATCCGCACGCGATCTTCTGGGTCGATGACATCGAGGCCTACGATCTCGAACGGCTCGGGCCGCTTCTGGAAAATCACCCGATCTTTCCGGAGCGCGCCAACATCACGCTTGCCCATGTCGTGGATCGCAATCACATCCGGATGCGGACGTGGGAGCGCGGCGCGGGCTTGACCCTCGCGTGCGGCTCGGCCGCGTGCGCCACCGCGGTCGCCGCGGCGCGACTGAAGCGCACCGATCGCACCGTGGAGATGAGTCTGCCGGGCGGCGATCTCACCATCGAATGGCGTGAGAGCGACGATCATGTGCTGATGACCGGCGCCGCGGTGCTGGAATATGAAGGGCTGTTCGACCCGGACCTGTTCGCGGCGCTCGCCTGA
- a CDS encoding GyrI-like domain-containing protein, with protein sequence MTPRLPRLLLMVPIALAAVSIAALPVSAQTAPPSPATPAPSSPAPSATPPASAPATTEKPAATAPAAPSATPAPAATPAPAPAAESTTPPTPATPASPPAAGTPASPAPANEAAPPAKVQPADPFGEEVTFTAKKVLIVKGKAAWDSAFEALTESIKSLNTLLAKQKIEPAGPVLIVYTSTDDAGFTFQTEMPVNQEPKNLPKDMSIGQSPEGKLLKFVHRGSYDNMDNTYEAITNYLDEKKLEAKDSFIEEYVTDPLKTEEDKLIINVFVPLR encoded by the coding sequence ATGACGCCCCGCCTGCCCCGACTGCTCCTCATGGTGCCGATCGCCCTTGCGGCAGTCTCGATAGCGGCCCTTCCGGTATCGGCGCAAACGGCGCCTCCGTCTCCTGCGACGCCCGCACCGTCGTCACCCGCCCCTTCCGCCACACCCCCGGCGAGTGCACCGGCGACGACTGAGAAACCGGCAGCAACGGCACCGGCTGCGCCATCCGCGACGCCTGCACCTGCCGCAACGCCCGCTCCGGCGCCTGCGGCCGAATCTACGACACCGCCAACGCCGGCAACACCCGCTTCACCGCCCGCGGCTGGCACGCCTGCGTCACCCGCACCTGCAAACGAGGCCGCACCACCAGCCAAGGTGCAGCCTGCCGACCCGTTCGGTGAAGAAGTCACATTCACCGCCAAGAAGGTTTTGATCGTGAAGGGCAAGGCCGCATGGGATTCGGCCTTCGAGGCGCTCACCGAGTCGATCAAGTCGCTGAACACGCTGCTCGCCAAGCAGAAGATCGAGCCTGCCGGGCCGGTGCTGATCGTCTACACCTCGACCGACGATGCGGGCTTCACCTTCCAGACCGAGATGCCGGTCAATCAGGAGCCGAAGAATCTCCCCAAGGACATGAGCATCGGACAGTCGCCCGAAGGCAAGCTGCTGAAGTTCGTCCATCGCGGTTCGTACGACAACATGGACAACACCTACGAGGCCATCACCAACTATCTCGACGAGAAGAAGCTGGAGGCAAAGGATTCCTTCATCGAGGAATACGTCACCGACCCGCTCAAGACCGAAGAAGACAAGCTCATCATCAATGTCTTCGTCCCCCTGAGGTAA